One window of Geoalkalibacter sp. genomic DNA carries:
- the pheA gene encoding chorismate mutase, with protein MDISDIRKQIDHLDDELLKIFNQRAQLALEIGHHKKKLGLPVYDPEREKKIFERMKAANPGPLDDGAIVRLFERVIDESRSLERIRTKGS; from the coding sequence ATGGACATCAGCGACATCCGCAAGCAGATCGACCATCTTGATGACGAGTTGCTGAAAATTTTCAATCAGCGGGCGCAACTTGCTCTCGAAATCGGCCACCACAAAAAAAAGCTCGGTTTGCCGGTCTACGATCCCGAGCGGGAAAAGAAAATCTTCGAGCGGATGAAGGCGGCCAATCCTGGTCCCCTCGACGACGGCGCCATCGTCAGACTGTTTGAGAGGGTCATCGACGAATCGCGCAGCCTGGAGCGCATCAGAACAAAAGGGAGCTAA
- the nadB gene encoding L-aspartate oxidase: MKITSDFLIIGSGIAGLSFALKVAAQGRVALVTKRELADSATNMAQGGIASVFTPEDSFAKHIEDTMVAGVHLSHPEVVRMVIESGPQAIQNLIDWGVEFTRKADQSFDLHREGGHSERRIFHVQDVTGREIERALIEAVRRHPNIQIFENHIAVDLITEAKALHRRMNPNRCLGAYILDIVNNEVLTFGARFTILATGGCGKVYRYTCNPDVATGDGLAMAYRAGAAIANMEFMQFHPTTLYHPHAKSFLISEAVRGEGAILRRKDGTAFMENYHPLKDLAPRDIVARAIDNEMKVHGDDCVFLDITHKGADFIRSHFPNISETCLSYGIDMTSEPIPVVPAAHYLCGGVQTDPWGETCILNLFAIGEVACTGLHGANRLASNSLLEGVVYAERAAKVCLERLSEPALPFPPIAAWDSGSARNSDEEVVVAHNWDEIRLSMWNYVGIVRSTKRLVRAHRRIQMIQEEIADYYWDFYITSDLIELRNIATVAELIIRCALERKESRGLHYTIDFPETDDIHWKKDTVIRKTY; this comes from the coding sequence ATGAAGATCACCTCGGATTTTCTGATCATCGGCAGTGGCATCGCCGGCTTGTCCTTTGCCCTCAAGGTCGCCGCCCAAGGCCGGGTCGCCCTGGTGACCAAACGAGAACTCGCCGATTCGGCGACCAATATGGCGCAAGGCGGCATCGCCTCGGTGTTTACGCCGGAAGACTCCTTCGCCAAGCACATCGAGGATACCATGGTCGCCGGCGTGCATCTGTCCCATCCCGAAGTGGTGCGCATGGTCATCGAAAGTGGTCCCCAGGCCATTCAGAATCTCATCGACTGGGGTGTGGAATTCACCCGCAAGGCCGACCAGAGCTTTGACCTGCACCGCGAAGGTGGCCACAGCGAACGACGCATTTTTCACGTGCAGGATGTGACGGGCCGCGAAATCGAACGAGCCCTTATCGAAGCCGTGCGCCGCCACCCCAACATCCAGATTTTCGAAAATCATATCGCCGTCGATCTCATCACAGAGGCCAAGGCCCTGCACCGCCGGATGAATCCCAACCGCTGCCTGGGCGCCTATATCCTTGACATCGTCAACAACGAGGTTTTGACCTTCGGCGCGCGTTTCACCATTCTCGCCACGGGCGGCTGCGGCAAGGTCTATCGCTACACCTGCAATCCCGATGTAGCCACGGGCGATGGCCTGGCCATGGCCTATCGCGCCGGCGCGGCCATCGCCAACATGGAATTCATGCAGTTTCATCCCACCACCCTCTATCATCCTCACGCCAAATCATTCCTCATTTCCGAGGCGGTGCGAGGCGAGGGCGCGATTCTGCGGCGCAAGGACGGCACCGCCTTCATGGAGAACTACCATCCCCTCAAGGATCTCGCACCGCGCGACATCGTGGCGCGCGCCATCGACAACGAGATGAAGGTGCATGGCGATGATTGTGTGTTTCTCGACATCACCCACAAAGGGGCCGACTTTATTCGCAGTCACTTCCCCAACATCTCCGAGACCTGCCTGTCCTACGGCATCGACATGACCAGCGAGCCCATTCCGGTGGTGCCCGCCGCGCATTATCTGTGCGGCGGCGTGCAGACCGACCCGTGGGGCGAAACCTGCATCCTCAATCTGTTCGCCATCGGCGAAGTTGCCTGCACGGGCCTTCACGGCGCCAACCGCCTGGCCAGCAACAGCCTTCTTGAAGGCGTGGTTTATGCCGAGCGCGCCGCCAAGGTCTGCCTCGAACGACTTTCGGAGCCGGCCCTGCCCTTCCCTCCCATCGCCGCCTGGGACAGCGGCTCGGCGCGCAACAGCGATGAAGAGGTGGTTGTCGCCCACAACTGGGACGAAATCCGTCTGTCCATGTGGAATTACGTCGGCATCGTACGTTCCACCAAACGCCTGGTGCGCGCTCATCGCCGCATTCAGATGATTCAGGAAGAAATCGCCGATTATTACTGGGACTTTTACATCACCTCCGACCTCATTGAATTGCGCAACATCGCCACCGTCGCCGAACTCATCATCCGCTGCGCCCTGGAGCGCAAGGAGAGTCGCGGCCTGCACTACACCATCGACTTTCCCGAGACCGACGACATCCACTGGAAAAAAGACACGGTGATCCGCAAGACCTACTGA
- a CDS encoding transglycosylase SLT domain-containing protein yields MKNASPSIPFLLIFLTLLLMPAQGRADIYRYIDANGVMHFTNVPTQSNYRFFRKENMEHVGVKDIVRRYAALFDLEEALVHAVIRAESNFNPKVVSRKGAVGLMQLMPDTARYLDVGNLTDPEENIRGGTQYLRMMLDEFNGDLELALAAYNAGPNNVRRYGGIPPFEETRTYVTRVKQYLSQYR; encoded by the coding sequence ATGAAAAACGCAAGTCCCTCCATTCCTTTCCTGCTGATTTTCTTGACTCTGCTGCTGATGCCGGCGCAGGGCAGGGCTGATATTTATCGGTATATCGATGCCAACGGCGTCATGCATTTCACCAATGTTCCGACGCAATCGAACTATCGATTCTTCCGCAAGGAAAACATGGAGCATGTCGGTGTCAAGGACATCGTGCGACGTTACGCAGCGCTCTTTGACCTCGAAGAAGCCCTGGTGCACGCAGTCATCCGCGCCGAGAGCAATTTTAACCCCAAGGTCGTCTCCCGCAAGGGCGCCGTGGGCCTGATGCAACTCATGCCCGATACGGCGCGATACCTCGATGTCGGAAATCTGACCGATCCCGAGGAAAACATCCGCGGCGGCACTCAGTATCTGCGCATGATGCTGGACGAGTTCAACGGCGATCTGGAGTTGGCCTTGGCCGCCTACAACGCCGGTCCCAACAATGTGCGCCGCTATGGCGGCATTCCTCCCTTCGAAGAAACCCGCACTTATGTGACCCGCGTCAAGCAATACCTCAGTCAGTATCGCTGA
- the recG gene encoding ATP-dependent DNA helicase RecG, which yields MPPTPTYQRSRQLLATPLTHIRGVGPRLLQILEKAGLKTVEDALYHLPHRYEDRREMRRIAQLRDGRQEVFLGEVLASGETLTSRTRKRLYEVVVGDGSGQVSLKWFHYRKEWLKKRFPVGARAVFTGEVKRFGVVREIHHPDAELLGDKTLEQVMAEDPLNFGRILPVYHLTEGLSQKVARKIFKQIVDEYAPSAVSPIPADLLRRHQLPPLAEALRDCHWPENPSPDFDLDGGAGRSRSALVFDEFFFLELGLALKRRGVILEPGIAFAVTHKFTRPLAQMLPYRLTDAQRRVLGEIKADMMAPHPMNRLVQGDVGSGKTIVALMAALIAIENQAQVAVVAPTEILAEQHFLQFHNWLEKLGLRALLLSGSLGAREKAEAHARIRAGEVDLVVGTHAVLQEGVEFKRLGLGIIDEQHRFGVLQRGMLRHKGENPDILVMTATPIPRTLSLTLYGDLALSVIDELPPGRTPIQTRVFPESRRDEAYRLIRKELEQGRQAYLVYPLVDESEKSDLLAATSALEDLRGRIFPQYRIGLLHGRLKPQEKEAVMRAFKHREIDLLVATTVIEVGIDIPNASVMMVEHAERFGLAQLHQLRGRVGRGAQQSFCLLMQSQRCSEDGRRRLEVMAQTNDGFRIAEADLEIRGPGEFLGTRQAGLPDFRVANLLRDGRILELARTEAFRLAEDPAFLSDPHYAETRQALLDRWGSRLELAGIG from the coding sequence ATGCCCCCAACCCCCACCTACCAGCGCAGTCGCCAACTGCTTGCCACTCCCCTGACGCACATCAGGGGAGTGGGGCCGCGTTTACTGCAAATCCTTGAAAAAGCCGGCCTCAAGACCGTCGAAGACGCCCTTTACCATCTGCCGCATCGCTACGAGGATCGCCGCGAGATGCGCCGCATCGCCCAGCTGCGCGACGGCCGCCAGGAGGTCTTCCTCGGCGAGGTCCTGGCCAGCGGGGAAACCCTGACCTCCAGAACTCGCAAGCGGCTCTATGAGGTGGTGGTCGGCGACGGCAGCGGCCAGGTGTCCCTCAAGTGGTTTCACTATCGCAAGGAATGGCTGAAAAAGCGTTTCCCCGTCGGCGCCCGCGCCGTTTTCACGGGGGAGGTCAAACGCTTCGGCGTGGTGCGTGAGATCCACCATCCCGACGCCGAACTGCTTGGCGACAAGACCTTGGAGCAGGTCATGGCCGAGGATCCCCTGAATTTTGGCCGCATTCTTCCCGTCTATCACCTCACCGAAGGTCTGTCACAAAAAGTCGCCCGCAAGATCTTCAAGCAAATCGTCGATGAATACGCGCCCAGTGCCGTATCGCCCATCCCCGCGGATCTTCTGCGCAGACACCAACTTCCGCCGCTGGCCGAGGCCCTGCGCGACTGTCATTGGCCGGAAAATCCCAGTCCGGATTTCGATCTCGACGGGGGTGCCGGCCGTTCTCGTTCCGCTTTGGTCTTTGATGAATTCTTTTTCCTCGAATTGGGGCTGGCCCTCAAGCGGCGCGGCGTTATTCTCGAACCGGGCATCGCCTTCGCCGTCACGCACAAATTCACCCGCCCCCTGGCGCAGATGCTGCCCTATCGCCTGACCGACGCCCAACGCCGGGTTCTGGGGGAAATCAAGGCCGACATGATGGCGCCCCATCCCATGAACCGCCTCGTGCAGGGTGATGTCGGCAGCGGCAAGACCATCGTCGCCCTGATGGCCGCCCTCATCGCCATTGAAAATCAGGCCCAGGTGGCGGTTGTCGCTCCCACGGAAATTCTAGCCGAGCAGCACTTTCTTCAGTTTCACAACTGGCTGGAAAAACTCGGATTGCGCGCCCTTCTTCTGTCGGGCTCCCTGGGCGCTCGGGAGAAAGCCGAGGCACACGCCCGAATCAGGGCAGGGGAGGTGGATCTGGTGGTCGGCACCCATGCCGTGCTGCAGGAGGGCGTTGAATTCAAACGCCTGGGGCTCGGCATCATCGACGAGCAGCACCGCTTCGGCGTGCTCCAGCGCGGCATGCTGCGGCACAAAGGGGAGAATCCCGACATTCTCGTCATGACCGCGACGCCCATTCCCCGCACCTTGTCCCTCACTCTTTATGGCGATCTTGCCCTGTCGGTCATCGACGAGTTGCCGCCCGGACGCACTCCCATCCAGACGCGGGTGTTCCCGGAAAGCCGCCGAGATGAAGCCTATCGTCTCATTAGAAAGGAACTGGAGCAGGGCAGGCAGGCTTATCTTGTCTATCCCCTGGTGGATGAATCGGAAAAAAGCGATCTGCTGGCCGCGACCAGCGCCTTGGAAGATTTGCGCGGCAGGATTTTTCCGCAATACCGGATCGGCTTGCTGCATGGCCGACTCAAGCCTCAGGAAAAAGAGGCGGTCATGCGTGCTTTCAAACATCGCGAGATCGATCTGCTGGTGGCGACCACGGTGATCGAAGTGGGGATCGATATTCCCAACGCCAGCGTCATGATGGTGGAGCATGCCGAGCGCTTCGGCCTGGCCCAGTTGCATCAGTTGCGCGGCCGGGTGGGACGCGGCGCCCAGCAGAGCTTCTGTCTGCTCATGCAATCGCAGCGGTGCAGCGAGGACGGCCGGAGGCGGCTCGAGGTCATGGCGCAAACCAACGATGGTTTTCGCATCGCCGAGGCCGATTTGGAAATCCGCGGACCGGGGGAGTTTCTCGGCACCCGACAGGCCGGTCTGCCTGATTTTCGCGTCGCCAATCTCTTGCGTGACGGCCGCATCCTTGAACTGGCCAGAACCGAAGCCTTCCGCCTAGCGGAGGATCCTGCATTTCTCAGCGATCCGCATTACGCCGAAACCCGCCAAGCGCTTCTGGATCGCTGGGGCAGTCGTCTGGAACTCGCCGGCATCGGCTGA
- a CDS encoding DUF1858 domain-containing protein, which yields MSQTITKDMTFFQILKMHPDVAKVLGRYNMGCVGCMGAMNERLEQGAMAHGINLDDLLRDLNAIFEGASPQ from the coding sequence ATGAGCCAGACCATCACCAAGGACATGACCTTTTTCCAGATTCTCAAGATGCATCCCGATGTGGCCAAGGTTCTCGGCCGCTACAACATGGGCTGCGTCGGCTGCATGGGCGCCATGAACGAAAGGCTGGAACAAGGGGCCATGGCGCACGGCATCAACCTCGATGACCTGCTGCGCGACCTCAATGCCATCTTCGAAGGCGCCTCGCCTCAGTAA
- the greA gene encoding transcription elongation factor GreA: protein MTQSIPMTREGYQRLQEELKKLIREDRPKVVQDIAEARGHGDLSENAEYDAAKERQAFIEGRIQEINDKLSRAQVINPAELDTDKVVFGARVTLFDVDSGNEVTYQIVGEDEADLKFGKISVTSPVGKALIGHKLDDEVTVKIPSGLKTYEIIDIKYE from the coding sequence ATGACGCAAAGCATCCCCATGACCCGTGAAGGTTATCAGCGCCTTCAGGAGGAACTGAAGAAGCTCATTCGGGAGGACCGCCCCAAGGTCGTGCAGGACATCGCCGAAGCGCGCGGTCACGGCGATCTGTCGGAGAATGCCGAGTACGATGCCGCCAAGGAGCGCCAGGCCTTCATCGAAGGGCGCATCCAGGAAATCAACGACAAGCTCTCGCGCGCCCAGGTGATCAACCCGGCGGAACTCGATACGGATAAGGTGGTGTTCGGCGCGCGGGTGACACTGTTCGATGTGGATTCGGGCAACGAAGTGACCTACCAGATCGTCGGCGAGGATGAAGCCGATCTCAAGTTCGGCAAGATTTCCGTGACTTCGCCCGTGGGCAAGGCCCTCATCGGCCACAAACTCGACGATGAAGTAACCGTGAAGATTCCCTCGGGTCTCAAAACCTACGAAATCATCGACATCAAGTACGAATAA